DNA from Hwangdonia lutea:
ATAGTAAAGCCTTAGAAATTTCGGTTGAAAATGAAGCCTATTCCCAAATATATTATCACGCCATCAATTTAGCTTTTTTAAGTATTGTAACCGATCCGGAAACGGGAAAATCGGAAATGAAAAAATATGCAAATCAAGCATTGGAAGCCACGGAGCATTGCGATGATAATCTTTGGAAATATGCCACCGTTGCCGAAGCAAACATGTATTTAGGGAATTTGGAACGCGCGAAAGAGTTTTACATAAAAGCGTCAACAAATATACCCATTAGGGAAAAAGTGTCTATGCATACCAATGCGTACGCCGGATATGTCGCCTTAACAAATAAAGATGAGGATGAATTTACACAGTTTTTAAAAGCGCAATTGTTAAGTTAATCTCAACTTTTTAAAGAATAACTTTCAGAATCAATTAGCAGTCTAAACAACTGGTTACCATTGTAATAAAATGAATCCTTATTAAAAAAAAACTAATAATCTAATCAAAAAATGACTATATTGACATCTCCTTAATTAATCCTAACCAACTAAAAACGAATAACATGAGTGCAGAAACTATTTTTGTAAGCTACTCAAGTAAAGATAGACCCTTCGCTATCGGACTTGTTAAAGAATTGCAAAGCTTGGGCGTAAACGTTTGGATTGACCAACTAGGTATCGGCCTTGGTGAAAACTGGGATGATGCCATAGAGGAAGCTTTGGAAAAATCAGAAACCTTAATGCTTATTTTGTCACCAACATCCGTTGAGTCGCCTAATGTTCAAGACGAGGTTTCCATCGCCATTAATACCAAAAAGAAAATGGTGCCCATCCTTATTGAAGAATGCAAATTACCTATGCGTTGGCAACGCAGGCAATATGCAGATTTAACCAATAACCCGGATAAGGCCATACATGATATTTTGTCTTTTCTCGGGTTAAAGGAAAAAGCCTCGGCTAACCTTAAAAAAGTACTCAAACTTATTGGTGTGTCTGAAGCGCCAAAAAAGGTTATTGCAAATACAACTGAAGAATCTACAGGAAAAGCCATTCAAACTGAGGTTCATCTTGAAGATTTATTGGTTTCAGAAGATGAAATTAATCGCGCCTCTAAAATGCACGAGAAAGGCATTAAGAAAAATTGGAAAATGATTATTGTTGTTGGCGTTTTAAGCCTTGTTACATTTGGAGTTTTAGGCTTCACAAATTTAATTACAGTACCTTTTTGGATTGCGGCAGTAGGAAGTTTAGCATTAAATTTATTATCCATAAACCCCTTTGGAGCAATTAAAAAAAGAGAACGAAATATTGATTTATTGGAGCTGTTAAAACTAAAACGTGAGCGCTTAACACGTGTTATGAATAAATTATCGGATACCGAAATTGAAAAATTTAACACCGAATTTTATAACTACATCAAAATTTAAATTAAAAAGGAATGAAACGTATCGATGATAAAATAAAGGAGATTGAAAAAAAAGATAAACGCTATCAATGGGCTTATTACATAATAGTTGCTATGCTCGCAGGATTTCTATATTATGTTAGTACCACGAGAAAACAAATAGATTTACAAGCCGATCAAATTGATGTTTTAACCATAAAAGCGACTGAAACCTACAAAGACCTTAAAAAATCAGATTCAATCAATAAAAAGCTTTATAATGATTTAAAAAACAGCCTACAACCAGAACAATATTGGAAACATATTGAAAAGGCAAATTCGGTTGAAGACTATATAGAATACCTCACCAATATTTGGGGCATAAAACGTGACTCGCTCGATATGAATACAGCCATATCTAATATTAAAAGCTCTAGTTCGATTGGCGAATCCGGATGGTTGTATGTTGGCAACGAAACCGAAAATGGTCCATATACACAACCAACCAAGGGTCAAATAGCAAAAATTATTTGGCGACGCGGAATTGAAAAAGTAGATGAAATAGCATCAATAGAGAACACCAAACCAAAAGAAAACGATATCATTAAAATGGTTAAGTCTACTAACAGAATAACCTATAGAAGAGCAAATTTTAACTCCACAAAAAACAAAGAAGGTTGGCGACCAAGTTCAAAAGCCTTCGTTTCTGAAGTTAAAAAAAATGATGCCGAAGTTTGGGTGAAAATAAGGTATTATTAATATTATTTTAGAATCAGTAAAATCGATACAAGATTGAATTACGTTTTCTGTTTTTTCTTTCTTGCCGCTGGAAATAACACATTGTTTAAAATCAACCGGTACCCCGGTGAGGTTGGGTGTAAATCCAATTCGGTTTTGGCATCGCCCACACGATGCTGATAATCCTCAGGGTCGTGCCCACCATAAAAGGTAAAAAAACCTTTTCCTTTTATGCCGTGAATATATTTGGCTTCTCCATTAGATTTATTTTCGCCCATTACCAACACATTCGATTTTATTTCATCTCTTGTAAAAGCCGTGGTTTGTCCCATAAACCCTTTTACCAAAGCCGTGTGGTTTTGGCATAACATGGTTGGAATAGGATCCCATTTTGCCGAAAATTCCATTAATGAAAAATAGTCTACCGTTTTACGAATCATGCGCTTTCGGGTCATATCTATGGACGAAAACTCATAAATACTCGGATTGGTTTCTAAAGTAAAATCTGTAAAAGCAAAGGTTTTATTGTAATCTATTTTATTCTGGTATCCGGGTGTGCTACCATCGCCATCAAACATGGGTTCGCAAATATCAATACCTTCGGCCGATAATGCGATATCAAAACTATCGGTCGCGCTACACATAGCAAACATAAAGCCGCCACCAATAACGTAGTCTCTAATTTTTAAAGCCACATCAAGTTTCGCCTCAGAAACCTTAGAATAACCTAACTTTCTAGCCAACGCTTCGGCTTCCTTTTTTTCTTGAATATACCAATTTGCAGCTCTGTAAGCCCCATAAAATTTACCAAACTGCCCCGTAAAATCTTCATGGTGCAAATGCAGCCAATCGAAAAGTAATAGTCCATCGTTTAAAACCTCTTCGTCGTAAACGGTTTCGTAAGGAATCTCAGCATATTGCAACACCATGGTTACGGCATCGTCCCACGGTTGATTGCCGTACGGTGTGTAAACGGCAATTTTGGGTGCTTTTTCTAAAACTACGGCTTCCATGTTTTTACTCGGACTGCTAATTTCTTCTAAAATAGTTTCTGCTTTTGAATTGGAAATCACTTCGAACGAAACGCCTCGTATTTGGCATTCACGTTGAATTTCTTCGGTATTGGGCAATAAAAAAGAACCACCTCGATAATTAAGCAACCATTTTATTTTTAGTTGTTTGTTTAACGTCCAATACGTTATTCCGTAAGCTTTTAAATGGTTTTTTTGGCTCTCTGCATCCATAGGAATAAGGATGTACGAGGCAAACGCACTATAATTAATAATGAAAAATGAAAAAATAATAATGAGTTTTCTCGTTTTCAATGAAAATAATGGATTTCAGATTAAGCAAGAAAGATACTTAAATTTTAGGCTTTTTGATGTGTGTTTAACAGAAGATTAATGTTTAAAAAGGCACATCACTTTCGTCATCATCATTAAACGAACTGCCAAAGGCTTGATCTGGGCTTGCTTTAAAATTATCTGCTTGAAAGGTGTCATCGTTAGCGGCGGCATTCATTTTAGAATGGAACTCGAAAGGCGAATCAAAATCATCTAGATTATCAAACTTACCTAAATGCCCGATAAACTTTAAACGTATGTTTTCCAAACCTCCATTACGATGTTTTGCCACAATAAATTCTGCTTGACCTTCGGTTGGCGAACGTTCATCATCGTCCCATTCGTCAATTTTATAATATTCGGGCCTGTAAATAAACGATACAATATCGGCATCTTGCTCAATCGCACCCGACTCACGTAAATCTGATAATAGTGGACGCTTGCTGCCACCACGAGTCTCAACCGCACGCGATAACTGCGATAAGGCTATTACGGGTACGTTCAACTCTTTTGCCAAGGCTTTAAGGTTTCTTGAAATCATCGAGATTTCCTGCTCACGATTCCCACCGTGGCTACTGCCACCGGTCATTAATTGCAGGTAATCAATCATAATCAATTTTATACCGTGCTGTGATGATAAACGGCGCGCTTTGGCACGTAAATCAAAAATGGATAACGACGGTGTATCGTCAATAAAAAGTGGCGCTTTTTCCAAACCTTTTACTTTTACGTTAAGTTGTTCCCACTCGTGCTTCTCCAGCTTACCGGTTCGTAATTTTTCCGAAGACAACCCCGTTTCACTAGAAATTAAACGGGTTATTAATTGTACCGACGCCATTTCCAAAGAAAAGAAAGCAACGGGTATATTCTGATCGACTGCAATATTTCTTGCCATAGACAAGGTTAAAGCGGTTTTACCCATACCCGGACGTGCCGCCACAATAATTAAATCGGATGGTTGCCAACCCGATGTTAATTTATCCAGCTTATTAAATCCTGTAGGAATCCCACTTAAACCTTCTTTATTTGAAATTTCTTCAATTTTCTTTTTAGCCTGAATCACTAAATCCTGTGCCGTTTCACTCGATTTTTTTATGTTACCTTGGGTAACTTCATATAATTTAGCTTCGGCCTTATCCAATAAATCGAAAACATCTTTGGTTTCATCGTAAGAATCTTCAATGATTTCACTAGAAATTTTTATTAAACTACGCTGAATGAATTTTTGTAAAATGATGCGTGCATGAAACTCGATATGCGCTGAAGAGGATACTTTTTGCGTTAGGGAAATCAAGTAAAAATCGCCTCCTGACAATTCGAGCTTGGAATTCTTCTTTAACTGTGTAGAAACGGTTAATAAGTCTACCGGTTCGCTGTTTTCAAACAATTGAAAAATCGCTTCAAAAATATGCTGATGGGCTTCTTTGTAAAATGCGTCAGGGCTTAAAATATCGATGACTTCATCGACGCCCTTTTTATCAATCATCATCGCACCTAACACAACTTCCTCTAAATCAATAGCTTGTGGCGGAATCTTTCCTTTTTCAAGACTAATAATAGTACTTTTATCTACTTTGTATCCTTGGATTTGGTTAGGTTGTTTCATGACTACGAAAGTAATTAAATTGTGTGTGTTTTAGTATGAAAAATGATTCTTGATTGTTAACCTTTAGTTAACAATTTAACTGTTAATAACTTATAATTATTGTCAATAACCATAAAAAAATCTGAAGTTATTAACTTCAGATTTTTCTTTAATGCTATTTTAAAAGGCTTACCCTTTGTATACGCCCATTTGCATATATTTATCCATACGCTGAGACACCAAATCTTTTGGTGATAAGTTTTTAAGTGCTTCAAAAGTTTTCACTATTGAGTTGCTCACAGATGTAAATGTTTTGTCTCTATCGCGATGTGCGCCTCCAAGTGGCTCTTTTATAATTTCGTCTACTAGCTTTAGTTTTTTCATATCGCTAGCAGTTAATTTTAAAGCTTCGGCAGCTGTTTCTTTATACTCCCAACTGCGCCAAAGTATAGACGAACAAGACTCTGGCGATATCACTGAATACCAAGTGTTTTCTAACATAAGTACCCTATCGCCTACTCCAATGCCCAAAGCACCACCAGAGGCGCCTTCGCCTACAACTATGGTAATAATGGGCACTTTTAATCGTGTCATTTCTAAAATATTTCTTGCAATAGCCTCACCTTGTCCGCGTTCTTCTGCTTCCAATCCGGGGTAAGCTCCAGGAGTATCTAAAAGGGTAACTACTGGAATTCCGAATTTTTCGGCAGATTTCATTAAGCGTAACGCTTTGCGGTAACCCTCCGGATTCGCCATACCAAAATTACGGTATTGACGTGTTTTTGTATTATAGCCTTTTTGCTGGCCAATAAACATAAAACTTTGATCGCCAATTTTTCCTAAGCCACCAATCATCGCCTTATCATCCTTAAAGTTTCTATCGCCGTGGAGCTCTAAAAACGAATTCCCGCAAATGGCCTTTATATAGTCCATAGTATATGGTCTATTTGGGTGGCGCGATAATTGCACACGCTGCCATGGCGTTAGGTTTTTATAAATATCTTTTTGGGTGGCTTTAAGTTTCTTTTCAATTTGCGAGCAAGTTTCGGTAACATCAACTTCACTTTCCTCTCCGATTACTTTGCACTTTAGCAATTGGTCTTCTAGGTCTTTAATTGGTAATTCAAATTCTAAATATTCCATAAGAATTTTTTGTTTGGACTATTAATCTTGGTTAGGGTACAAAATTACATATTTTATTTTGTTTTAAAATTACAATCAAAACGAAATAAAATTTTAATTATACGACACCTTAATTATCAAATTAGTAAGATTGAGTAAATATAAAAACTTTAATTATGTTATTCTGTTAAGAAGGTTTTCTTTTTAATGTTCTTATGTTTTTTATAATGCCATTTAGCATAACCGTTGCAATAATTACAATAGCGCCATAATAAAATTCCGGTGTCATTTTTTCCTTTTCAGGGAAAAGCATAATGGCCAACAAAATACCGTAAATAGGTTCTAAATTATAGGTTAACACAACGGTATACGGACTTATAAGTTTCATAACATACACCGATGCAATAAAGGCATAAGCGGTACAAATAGAAGCTAAAATAAAAAGATAGCCAAAATCTGAAGCGCTTAGATTGAAGAATTCAGTTGAAAACCCACCGCCAAATAATAATATATAAATTGATATAAACATTACGCCACTTAAAAACTCGTAAAACGAAATAACCGTCGCGGTATGCTGTTTTAAAAAACTCCCGTTAAGCACAGCGAATAATGACGATAAGAAAGCTGATAAAATGCCCAAAACAATCCCATTAATATATTTGAATTCACTTTGGGTAATAACAAAAACACCGATAATTACGATGACTCCGAAAACAATTTCATACCAAATTATAGCGCGTTTATAAATAAAAGGCTCGATAAAAGAGGCGAAAAAAGCGCCCGTGGAAAACATGGCCAATGTGATTGAAATATTGGATGCATCAATAGCACCAAAAAATGTAATCCAATGCAAAGCAATAATAATACCTGCCAACGAAAACTTAATAATAGCTTTTGGCGATACTTTTAGTTTTACTTTGGCTATTTTAATGTAAAGAAACATTAAAATAGATGCCATAACCATTCTAAACCAAACCAAAGGAACGGCCTTAATTGTAATTAACTCGCCTAAAATAGCAGTAAAGCCTGCGATAAAAACTAAAAAATGAAGATGTAAATAGTTTTTAAGTTTGGGTTTGCTATGAAATAATCTATCCATTTTACCTTGCTCTTTTGCACATTAACTTTGTTAAAAAGCCTCGATTTAGCTTTGGCTATATCTGCATTTTTTGCCTCGTTATTGCACAAAATACCTGAGTTAATTCTGTACATCTTATTTCATAATAAACCCTAGCGTTTGGCATTTCGTAAAAGATATATGGCTAAAATACCAAAAATGACATTAGGAAACCATACCGCAATAACCGGTGGGAAGTTTGACTGTTCGGCCATTACGCCAAATATTTTATCAAAAAACACAAAAACCATGGCAATGCAAATGCCCACCGCTAAATTAACGCCCATGCCTCCGCGCCTTTTTATAGACGATACGGCAACCGCAATAATGGTTAAAATAAATACTGAAACCGGTAAGCTCCATTTTCTGTAAAGCACCAATTTATAGCGCCCAATGTTGGAAGACCCACGTTTTTCCTCCTTGGCGATAAAATCGGTTAAATCGCCATACGAAAGCGTTTCGGCAATATATATAACCGGTGTTAAATCTTCGATATCAAAACTGAAAACGGTATCTTTTTTTGGGGCGCTTTCAAGGATATCGTCAAATTCACCCACGGTGCGTTTTGTGTAATTCCTTAATTGATACGTGCTGTCTTTATCAATAAATTTTATGGTATTCGCATTGATTTTGTAAACGAGCTTATTGTCTTTAATATGCTCTAAAGTAAAGTTACTGCCTTGCTTGTTTTTAAGATCGAAACTGCTTACATAAATAAAATCGGTATCATTAATTTGTCTGAAAACATTCCTGTTTTCTGCAACTTTTCTACCTTTTTTTAAGTATTTATAACTAAAATCGTTAAATCCCTGGCTTGCTTTTGGTGCTAAATACAAACCCATTATAAGTGCCAAAATAGCAACAAAAAACGCACCAAATAAATAAGGCTTTAAAAATCTTGTAAACGATACGCCCGAGCTTAAAAAGGCAATAATTTCGGTATTATTAGCAAGTTTAGATGTAAACCAAATAACCGATAAAAACAAAAACAGCGGAAACAGTAAATGTGCAAAATAAATGGTGAAATCCAACAGATACAACATAACTTCTCCAAAAGGCACTTCGTTTTCAAGGATTTTCCCAATTTTTTCGGCAAGATGTACGGTGATCCCAATGGGGATAAACAACATCAGCATCATAAAAAATGTAAACAAATAGCGTTTTAATATGTACCAGTCGAGTATTTTCAATTCAATTTCATATTTATTTTTCAGAATAAAGAAAACTCATTTCTTCTCTATGTCAGCTTCTTTTGTTTAAATTCTTTTTAAAGGCGAATGTCCATTTGTTTTACCATTTTGTCTTTCCAAATTCTAAAATCTCCCGCTAATATATGTTTTCTCGCTTCGCGAACCAACCACATATAAAAACCTAAATTGTGAATGGTCGCAATTTGCTTGCCCAACAGCTCGTTAACTGTGAATAAATGTCTTAAATAAGCTTTACTATATTCGGTATCAACAAATGTAATTCCCATTTCGTCGATTGGCGAAAAATCATCAGCCCATTTTAAATTTTTAATGTTGACTGAACCATGTGCCGTAAACAACATGCCGTTTCGGGCATTTCGCGTTGGCATTACGCAATCAAACATATCTACTCCTAACGCAATATTTTCTAAAATATTGATTGGCGTACCAACACCCATTAAATATCGCGGTTTATCTTGGGGAAGAATTTCGGTTACAACCTCGGTCATCGCGTACATTTCTTCGGCGGGTTCGCCCACTGATAATCCGCCAATGGCATT
Protein-coding regions in this window:
- a CDS encoding toll/interleukin-1 receptor domain-containing protein translates to MSAETIFVSYSSKDRPFAIGLVKELQSLGVNVWIDQLGIGLGENWDDAIEEALEKSETLMLILSPTSVESPNVQDEVSIAINTKKKMVPILIEECKLPMRWQRRQYADLTNNPDKAIHDILSFLGLKEKASANLKKVLKLIGVSEAPKKVIANTTEESTGKAIQTEVHLEDLLVSEDEINRASKMHEKGIKKNWKMIIVVGVLSLVTFGVLGFTNLITVPFWIAAVGSLALNLLSINPFGAIKKRERNIDLLELLKLKRERLTRVMNKLSDTEIEKFNTEFYNYIKI
- a CDS encoding asparagine synthetase B, whose amino-acid sequence is MDAESQKNHLKAYGITYWTLNKQLKIKWLLNYRGGSFLLPNTEEIQRECQIRGVSFEVISNSKAETILEEISSPSKNMEAVVLEKAPKIAVYTPYGNQPWDDAVTMVLQYAEIPYETVYDEEVLNDGLLLFDWLHLHHEDFTGQFGKFYGAYRAANWYIQEKKEAEALARKLGYSKVSEAKLDVALKIRDYVIGGGFMFAMCSATDSFDIALSAEGIDICEPMFDGDGSTPGYQNKIDYNKTFAFTDFTLETNPSIYEFSSIDMTRKRMIRKTVDYFSLMEFSAKWDPIPTMLCQNHTALVKGFMGQTTAFTRDEIKSNVLVMGENKSNGEAKYIHGIKGKGFFTFYGGHDPEDYQHRVGDAKTELDLHPTSPGYRLILNNVLFPAARKKKQKT
- the dnaB gene encoding replicative DNA helicase, with amino-acid sequence MKQPNQIQGYKVDKSTIISLEKGKIPPQAIDLEEVVLGAMMIDKKGVDEVIDILSPDAFYKEAHQHIFEAIFQLFENSEPVDLLTVSTQLKKNSKLELSGGDFYLISLTQKVSSSAHIEFHARIILQKFIQRSLIKISSEIIEDSYDETKDVFDLLDKAEAKLYEVTQGNIKKSSETAQDLVIQAKKKIEEISNKEGLSGIPTGFNKLDKLTSGWQPSDLIIVAARPGMGKTALTLSMARNIAVDQNIPVAFFSLEMASVQLITRLISSETGLSSEKLRTGKLEKHEWEQLNVKVKGLEKAPLFIDDTPSLSIFDLRAKARRLSSQHGIKLIMIDYLQLMTGGSSHGGNREQEISMISRNLKALAKELNVPVIALSQLSRAVETRGGSKRPLLSDLRESGAIEQDADIVSFIYRPEYYKIDEWDDDERSPTEGQAEFIVAKHRNGGLENIRLKFIGHLGKFDNLDDFDSPFEFHSKMNAAANDDTFQADNFKASPDQAFGSSFNDDDESDVPF
- a CDS encoding acetyl-CoA carboxylase carboxyltransferase subunit alpha codes for the protein MEYLEFELPIKDLEDQLLKCKVIGEESEVDVTETCSQIEKKLKATQKDIYKNLTPWQRVQLSRHPNRPYTMDYIKAICGNSFLELHGDRNFKDDKAMIGGLGKIGDQSFMFIGQQKGYNTKTRQYRNFGMANPEGYRKALRLMKSAEKFGIPVVTLLDTPGAYPGLEAEERGQGEAIARNILEMTRLKVPIITIVVGEGASGGALGIGVGDRVLMLENTWYSVISPESCSSILWRSWEYKETAAEALKLTASDMKKLKLVDEIIKEPLGGAHRDRDKTFTSVSNSIVKTFEALKNLSPKDLVSQRMDKYMQMGVYKG
- a CDS encoding DMT family transporter, with translation MDRLFHSKPKLKNYLHLHFLVFIAGFTAILGELITIKAVPLVWFRMVMASILMFLYIKIAKVKLKVSPKAIIKFSLAGIIIALHWITFFGAIDASNISITLAMFSTGAFFASFIEPFIYKRAIIWYEIVFGVIVIIGVFVITQSEFKYINGIVLGILSAFLSSLFAVLNGSFLKQHTATVISFYEFLSGVMFISIYILLFGGGFSTEFFNLSASDFGYLFILASICTAYAFIASVYVMKLISPYTVVLTYNLEPIYGILLAIMLFPEKEKMTPEFYYGAIVIIATVMLNGIIKNIRTLKRKPS
- a CDS encoding LptF/LptG family permease; this encodes MKILDWYILKRYLFTFFMMLMLFIPIGITVHLAEKIGKILENEVPFGEVMLYLLDFTIYFAHLLFPLFLFLSVIWFTSKLANNTEIIAFLSSGVSFTRFLKPYLFGAFFVAILALIMGLYLAPKASQGFNDFSYKYLKKGRKVAENRNVFRQINDTDFIYVSSFDLKNKQGSNFTLEHIKDNKLVYKINANTIKFIDKDSTYQLRNYTKRTVGEFDDILESAPKKDTVFSFDIEDLTPVIYIAETLSYGDLTDFIAKEEKRGSSNIGRYKLVLYRKWSLPVSVFILTIIAVAVSSIKRRGGMGVNLAVGICIAMVFVFFDKIFGVMAEQSNFPPVIAVWFPNVIFGILAIYLLRNAKR